In Brachypodium distachyon strain Bd21 chromosome 5, Brachypodium_distachyon_v3.0, whole genome shotgun sequence, the genomic window CTGGACAAATCAAAAACTCCCCATGGGTTTCTAGTCATATGTAATGTCCCATGTATATTTTGATCCAAGAAAATTTATGATTCAGCTATATAGCTACAGACTACAGTACTGCCAACAGAAAATTATTGATATAAAGAGTGAATTAAATTAGTTTCATTTGATTCATCTGTGATCTAGAAAACATGAAAATTATGCAATGGGTACATAACCAGGGGCAGATCTAGATCACATAATCTACACACATGACCACCAAGAATCAGAAAACGACAGCAACCGAATCATAATTTTGTAAGCAATCAACTCTAATTTTGATCTGAAACACATAACCTAGCCCGACATTCAACCCACGGCAACTACAAGTCTACAACTACCAGTACATCATAAACAACCACGCACAGAACAGATCAAAAGCCCGCTAATCCCCCTAGGCTAAAACACCCATTTGGCACGGGCGCATAACCGAACATCCGCACGAAGCACTCACCGGATGGTGCCCGAGCAGATCCCTACATCGAAGAGAAGAGCGCTTCACCTCTACTTCCTTTTCATAGCCACATCCACCCCAAACAATCATTTCGCGGagcaaaaaatcaaacaaattaaacacCGAGTTAAAGAACAAGCGCAGCGCAAGCATTCCACTGGCATCAACTCACGGCACGAGCGAAGCGAGATCTCAACGCTGACAGGTGGAGATGCCCTTTGGCCTTGCTGAACCTAGCAACACCTGCcgaaaaaaatcagaaacaaAAATCAGCAGCAAAATACGAGCAAAACGAACCATGGATCCACATAAACAGCAGGGAGTGGGGTAGGGATTTACCGGAAGGGAGTGAGGGAACTCCGCCGTAGGCTGCGTTTTCATCGAATCATCAGCCCAAAAATTCTGAGCAGAAGTCGGCGAGAGCAGAGCAGGAGGGCTGCGTAGGGGAGACTGAGGAGTTGTCCACAGAAGTTGGCGACGGATCAGGGGATACGGAGCGTGCCGGAGCAACGCCGCGAACGCCGGTGCTCCACGGGCCTGCCCTCCTCGCTGACGCTCATGGGCACGTTCCCCTCAGGCACCGCACGACGCCGCTGCGCGCCGGAGAAGGATGCAGCAGCGGCGCAGGCGAGCGGCCCTGGTGCATCATGCTGCTCTCCTAGCTGCTTGGGTGGGCACGGGGGGAGGTTGTGGGTGGGAATGGTCAATGCCTCAATGGAGACAGTGGAGGCTTGGAGACAGAGGACACAAAGAAGCGGCCTGACGCAAgattaaaaataaatcataGAAAAATTACACACATCGTGACGCACGATCGAACGGTGTTGCAATCGCCCgttttccaaagaaaaagCAGGCGCCTGGTGTATAGCAAAAACGTAAAATTTAACGGTTTTTGACTTTAGGGGTTATGCGTCTCGGGAGATACATTTGGGGGTGAAATATGGACTTTTTTTTCGGAACGGCCTTGCTTGGTCAGCCCATTGCACATCCCATCGTTTTTGCATGGGCTGGGCCATGGGCATATCGCACCCAGACGCTCCATTTGTTCTAGAGAAGATGCTACTCACCGAAATTTCCAGCGCTTCCACTCGTCTCTAACTGCCGTTTCGGCGTTGAGAGATGGGGGAACCACAGATCAACGTCTGGCATCAATTTTGCAGTTTCCTGATTAGGTTTGTGTGTTCTTCGTAGTGGCATCTTGATGGTGGAAATGATGTCGTCTAGAAAATTTATGTCCTGACTCCGTCCCCGTCCTGGCGTAGGCGTCGCGTCCTATTCCATGGAGTCAGTGGTTCTCGTAGTTTTGattttttggtgtttttgcttttttttcttgtcaatTCATGAACGGAGAAGAAGTTTCACAGCTTGCCTTGTAAGGGATATGTCCCCGGCCATGGTGCGTTCAACGATCTTAGGTTCCCATTGTTTGAGGTGGACGACTCAAGCGGATTTTTAAAACCTATAAGGTTAGTCcagcttgtgcaagcatgATGTTCTGCAATTCCGTTATCGGTTACATGGAAAAACGTCCAGACGAGGAAGATGGATCTagagatgttgattttagAAGACCGTGATGGAGCTTTTAGTTTTATAGTGCATCTCTGTTAATTATGTTCGTTTAGCTTGTTTGGATTCTTTTATGAATCAATAAAATCAGAGGGTTGTTCTATAAAAAGAAAGATGCTACTCACCGTTACTATATTCGGGCACAAGGACGCCACGCATCGTTGTCTTCCACAAGGTGCACACGGCAGGTCTCCAGGCCGCCACGCATCGTTACGCGCCTTCCAGGCCCATGCACGCTCCGCGCTACCTCACGCCGCTACGTGCAACTTCCCGGTGCTCTCGAACCGCCGCCATTGTTGCCACGCACCACTCCAAAACGCCGGCGCCACCATTCAAAACCCAACCCCGTATCCCATCCCCGCCTATATATAAATCGGCCGCAAGACCGACAAACGATATTCACAACAGCAAGACACCCAAAAAATCCACGCACAGGAACAGAAAACTCCAACTCGCATCGCACGTtacgagaagaagaaagatgcaGACGGCGAAGGTGAAGGTGAAGGACATGGTGAGCTCGGCCAAGGAGAAGACGAAGGAGGGCACGGCCAGCGCGCAGGGCAAGACGGGGAAGGCCACTGCGGCGACGCacggggagaagaagatggccaaggaagaagagcgCGCACACAAGGCCCAGGCCAACGCCGACAAGCACATGGAGAAAGCCGGGCACCGCGCCGAGGCCGACGCCGCGCGCCACGGCATGACGCGCGTTCCCTTGACAGGGCCGCACGGCCACAACGGCGCCCCGGCCCCCGCCGCGGGCGTCGACCCCGCGTACCCGACCACCGGCGCCAacccggcggcggagaagtACATCTAGATGATGACCATGGGTCTGGGCGTCTGGCACTCTTGCTGTCGCTCGAGTGCCTCTGTTGTTTGTAGCCAGTTATTCTCGCTGTCGTTCGAGTTACTAAGTAGCGGACTAGcggtgcgtgcgtgtgtgctGTGTTCAGGTCATGTACCGGAATAAAATGTATACTACCATCTTTATCAGTTGTAAAAGAGTTTGTAAAATGAAGCTGGAATGCTGGATGTGCCTGGATGTCGTGTGCAGTGCAGATCATGTATGAAGTTCCATGTGTGATGCTAGCTGTTTTTCCCTCTGCTTTCACTTTTTTGTGCGTGAGAACAGCGCCTGGGGTTTCAAGATCGACGATTCTGTGGCTCTCAAGATCGATTGCCCCCTCTTGCCTCTGAGAGATGCTTGGtccattaaaaaaattcatgaaaaGAGATGCTTGGTCCATTaaaaaatttcatgaaatgtAACAGGATTTGGTCCCGCACGGCGAGAAGatggccaaggaggaggaccGCCCACAATGCCCAGGCCCAGGCGAAagcaggattttttttattcgtTTTCTTTCACTCTGTACTAGATTCGGGTGGCTGACGGGTGGCCCCCCGGCCCCACGTGTCAGCCACGGCACCATACGTCAGGGATCCTCCTCCCGATTTCATGACACCTGTCCCCTGCAGCCTGCGTGCCCCTCCAGCGTCAACCTGCCTTTCGGTATATGGTTTACATCCAGAGTGCCAGTCCAGGAGATATGGTCCATATGGATCACGAAGACGGCAACGAAACCACGGCAATTCAATCTCGTACTTCCCCGTCTCGTTGCCCATAATTTTggtctcaaatttgaaaaaatgaatgtatctatttgtAAGAAATTatagatacacgtaatatttcaacaagattAACGAGACAGAAAGAATTCATGCTAATACTAAACGCAATACAATTTCGAGCATAGTAAAAAACCGTACGGTCAACACATGTTATCAGGGACAGGGACGGAGCTAGAAAATCAAAACAACGAGGTCATCTTCTTTGCAATGGGTTCACCGATCATaaataaacttttttttttagatgatcagGGGCAACAACTCCCGGCCCCAAATTTCATTGAGACCTAGGTTCGGCCAAAGTTTAATCCATACATTCAGTCTGAGTGTCTCAAAACGAACGGGCAAAGCACCAGAAACAAAAGCGTACAACTGGCAATTTATGCTCAGCGAGTCACGCAGGGCGCATCCTGGAGAGATGCAGTTTTGGATTTCTTCAGTGGAGAAGCCCGCGGCGAGTAGGTGCCATACTCCAGGGGCGTGTTGGGACTCAGGAGCGCAGGAAGCTTCAGGCCAGAAGTTGTGTCAGAGATCTTGAGGCGAGTGTAGTCGCCCAGGATGGAAGCCTCCGGTCCTGACAGCAACGGCATGACTCTACCGCCAGTAGAGCCGAAGGCCATCAGTGCCAGGCCAAGGAAGGTGGTGCCTGCAGCACCAGATGCATGTGGGAGTAGAAAACCTCGACCACCTCCATCATTTCCTGTTTGAAGATAATTTTCCATTTCTAGAGAGATTGGAAGATTAGCCACCAGATTCGTTTACAACTAATCCAAACAACATTATTAAAGATGATATTATTCCTAGTTTTCCAAATGCACCATAAAACCGTAGCACCGATGGAATTAAGGCCAGCGTGCCTTTTACTGGAAAGCCAGAACTTGGCAATGGATTCGTAATTGGCACCTAGCTGTTTGTGGAAGAAATCAGAAATAGGTGCCCAGATTACTTTAGCAACTACACAGTCAAAGAATAAATGGGAGACGGATTCATTTTCAAGACAGAAAGCACATTCCTTTGGTTTTTgcatgttcctttttttcaaGTTGTCTCTAGTCATTATCTTATTATGAGAGAGTAACCAGAGAAAAACCTGAATTTTAGGAGGGACAATGATGGACCAAATGACAGGAATGAAAATCTGTTTGACCCCTCTAAAATTAATAATGATGTACATGAAACTGGTGGAGTATTAGCCTGAAACAGTATATTGCCATATTAGAGAGTCCATTTCAATACTTAAAGAGATACTAGAGGCAATCTGCTCCGGTTCATACCAAGGTTCCATCATGGCATTATCAAAAGATCTAAAGGTTAACATCAGTGTTTCGCAATCCCACACTTCAACAACAGTTGCATTTTGTTCATTGCATATAACATACAGGGGCCAGAACTGGACTGCAAGGGGGGAGGTACCAAACCAAGTATTTTCCCTAAATTTTACTTTGGTTCCATCCCCCAACACCCACCTATAACCAAATTTGACTGTTTTGACTGCCCACATAACTCCAGCCCAGAATCTGGACACACCTACAGTGTTGCTGGAAAAAATGTTGGGGGAGCAGGTATGATATTTATTGTCTACTATGGTTTTCCAGCTCTTGTCACCAGCAGATATGTATCTTTTGATACAAGAAGCAAGGAGGCAAAGGTTAATGTCTTCCAGATTAGGGACACCAAGCccaccaaatttttttttcatacagATTAGGGGCCAGTTAGCTAGATGCAACTTCCTGTGTCTTTCAAAATCATTCCACGGGCAATGAGCCATTTAAGTGTTAATGTGGTGTAGGGTCCATTTGAGGAATTTTcaaagaaggagaggaggtaGATAGGTATGCTTGCTATGCAAGCTTTGATAAGAGTCAGTCTCCCAGCATATGAGAGCAATTTGCCTCTCCATCCTGCTATTCTCTTTAAAATTTTATCCACTAATGGTTgtatattttctttgttgaGCTTATCATAATGAAGGGAAATACCTAAGTATTTAACGGGGAAAGCACCTTCGGTGCACCCAAAAATACTTAAGAGAGGGGAAAGCTGGAGGAGGTTAAATCCAATGGGGATTAATTGACTTTTTGAATAGTTAATTTTCAATCCAGACACTTCCTCCGCTTCTCCCTCCATAACACAGCTCCAGAAGTCAGGTTGCATAAAAGCTTGCGAAATTAAGCAGACACGAGATAGGAGTAGATTGCTTGCCATCCTTCACGGGGTTCGCAGGTGCACGCAGGGGCACACGGCAGCACAGCAGTGCGCCACGCAGCCTACGCGCCCTAAACCCCTGCCCAAACGCCAACTCACGCCGTGACGTGCAGCTCCCGCCGCTCGCGAACAACCCGCATGCCTGCCACCTGCCTCCCCAaaacgccaccgccgccgcgccgctcaAGCCCAACCCATCATCCGCGCCTATAAATCCACCGCGAACACCCAAATTCAAGGATCCACACAAGAACACGACATATACTCGAACACGTAGCACGTCCGCAAGAAGCATTCGAAGAGTAGCCAACGACGAGGAGAAGATGCAGACGGCGAAGGTGAAGGTGAAGGACATGGTGAGCTCGGCcaaggagaaggcgaaggAAGCAACGGCCAGCGCGCAGGGCGAGGCGGGGGAAGCCACGGCGGCCACGCACGGCGAGAAGGAGATGgccaaggaggaagagcgcgCCCGCAAGGCCCAGGCCAGCGCCGACAAGCACCAGGAGAAGGCCGAGcaccgcgccgacgccgccgctgccggacgCCACGGCACGACGCGCGTGCCCTTGTCGGGGCCGCACGGCCACCacggcgcccccgccgccgatTCCGCCTACCCGGCGACGGAGAAACATCCCGCGTACATCTAGATGATGATCCTATGGCTATGGGCCGGGTCTGGCTAGGAAAGCAGGCAAGCAGCGCTagtgtttgtttttgtttgtagcGAAAATGATCGTGGACGTCGAGTGTCTTTGTTGTTTGTAGCAAGAGTGATCCTAGCCGTCGTTTGGAGTTAGTAGCGGTGCGTGGGTGTATGCTGTGTGCAGATGCATGCGCCGGAGGAATAGTACTCGTACCACTTATATCAGTTGTAAAATGAAGCTGGGTGTCGTCTCCCATCTATGAAGTTCGTTCCATATTTGCCTCTCGGGGATGTTTGGTCCTTCGTGAAACGAAGCAGGCTCTGGTCCTGCGGAGATCAAGGCCCTCAGTGTGCTTTTTGAGACAACCGCCTGAGCAATTAGCCTTTTTTTTAGCCGAATGCCCAAATATCGGTATATGCAGAGACCATATTAAGGGCCTGGGCCTGAATAGAGACATGCAAGTATAGTCTGGTCTCTTCTAAGCCTAAGAGCAAATGGGCCCAATACGAAAGCATACACCAGCCAGCCCAATACGAAAGCACATGCACACCAGCCAGCCCAATACGAAAGCATTCACCAGCCAATATATCTacatcctctaaaaaaaatgctatatatatgtacatgtgACAAGttttttctatatttttgcattttaCCCGTATAAAGACCTCAATCGACGGTGGCGATCCGTCACCTTCAGCACACATGTTATCAGatagaaaacatttttttttgaggaataaTAGAAAACATTAAGATGTGAGTGGATATGGAATTGCTGACCGGTACAGATATATAGTACTCCGTCCGCTCCGTCCGGAAAatatttgtatagattttgtCCGTTCCGTCCGGAAACAAGTAAGAAACAAGTAACAACTCacatagatttttatacaaaatcATCCGGAAacagatttttatacaaatcatCCTAAAAATCATTCGGAAacagatttttatacaaatcatCCGGAAacaagtgacgtgaatttatATAGATTATtcatccaaaaataaatgacgtTGATTTATGTGGATTTTTATAAAATTCACATTCTTGTataaattcacgtcacttatttcagaacggagggagtatatacgATGAATTGGTGGTGAATCATTGTTTAAGCTTCATCATTTAGTGGGTATCTTGTAATATCTTAATCAATTATCTTAATACGTGTTCGCACGGGATTGTCCGCTTGTCATGTTAATTGCATTTTGTGTCATATGCCTGGGCTGTGcatttattttgtgtttttcttctcaTGTCGTACTTATTGTCTTTGTGCTGTCGATTCCCGGCACGCTAAAAAAGAATCTAGTTCGGGtggtgaaggaagaagaggaggaagtaATCTATCGAGATgtggatgaggaggagaaACCTACGCAGACGGGGAGGAAGGACGCGAAGAAAGaccggggaagaagacgatAGGAAGGGGACGCGGATGTGGCACGACGCCAGCCCAGACGGGGCCGGGGCGATCTTCCCGAGCGGGCTACGGCCGGGTACTATACAACCTGACCCAGCATATTTGTTTGATGTTATTATACGACGACTCTCCACTGCTACACAAACCCGGCCAGCATCGTCGCACAAACTTACAGTTAAAGCACAAATTAAGAAGATGGCCTGCGTAGCCGTCCTCCGGTTCCTGGTGCTGGTGCTCGCCTGGACCCTCGCCGCGTTCGCGGTTTCCGGGGAGCAGGACTGCTACGACGACAGGGACTGGATCATGGAGATCTGCTACGAGAGCATCAAGAAGGAAGGCCCCTACGCGCTCCCGAACGTGACGTGCCGCC contains:
- the LOC100829678 gene encoding uncharacterized protein LOC100829678 produces the protein MWMRRRNLRRRGGRTRRKTGEEDDRKGTRMWHDASPDGAGAIFPSGLRPGTIQPDPAYLFDVIIRRLSTATQTRPASSHKLTVKAQIKKMACVAVLRFLVLVLAWTLAAFAVSGEQDCYDDRDWIMEICYESIKKEGPYALPNVTCRREVRKVDMPCICRVLTAADERVISAEKLVRCARDSGVNLPFGTKCGSYPIVVPPPPPPFPRP
- the LOC100823024 gene encoding uncharacterized protein LOC100823024 is translated as MHAPRYLTPLRATSRCSRTAAIVATHHSKTPAPPFKTQPRIPSPPIYKSAARPTNDIHNSKTPKKSTHRNRKLQLASHVTRRRKMQTAKVKVKDMVSSAKEKTKEGTASAQGKTGKATAATHGEKKMAKEEERAHKAQANADKHMEKAGHRAEADAARHGMTRVPLTGPHGHNGAPAPAAGVDPAYPTTGANPAAEKYI
- the LOC100829368 gene encoding late embryogenesis abundant protein 18 codes for the protein MQTAKVKVKDMVSSAKEKAKEATASAQGEAGEATAATHGEKEMAKEEERARKAQASADKHQEKAEHRADAAAAGRHGTTRVPLSGPHGHHGAPAADSAYPATEKHPAYI